The window cccggccccgcggcgctcccgccgcccccgccgcccccgccccgcggcgccggccgcccgcccgcccgcggcaCCCGCTGTCCGCCGGCGCCCCTCCGCCTTCCGGGGCCTCCTGCGGCCTCCTCAGCGCCCGGTGCAGAGCCCCCCGGTGTCCCTCAGCGCCCCGGTGCCGCCCCCCCGCCTTGTTCCCCTCAGCGCCTCGGTGATCACCCCCCGGTTCCCCTCAGCGCTCCGGTGATCCCCCCAGGTTCCCCTCAGCGCCCCGGTGCCCCTCGCTCTGCTCCCTTTCCTCTCAGCTTCCCCGTCCCCGGTTCCCCGTAGCCCCCCGGGCCCTCCTCAGTTCCCCGTAGCCTCCCCGGTGCCCCCCTCCGGTGCCCGCTGCCATGAGCGAGCTGAAGGACTGCCCGCTGCAGTTCCACGACTTCAAGTCGGTGGACCACGTGAAGGTGTGCCCCCGGTACACGGCCGTGCTGGCCCGCTCGGAGGACGACGGCATCGGCATCGAGGAGCTGGACAcgctgcagctggagctggagacgctgctctcctctgccagCCGCCGCCTCCGCGTCCTGGAGGCCGAGACCCAGGTGCCGGGACCGCAGCCGTAGGGTGGCCCCCCTGTGCCACTCCTTCCTGCCGAGGGGCTGCCTCCGGTCCGTCCCTGCCCAGCGCCGGGTGCGGGACCCGACGAGGCATCATCGCTCTTTTCCAGATCCTGACAGACTGGCAGGACAAGAAGGGTGACCGGCGGTTCCTGAAGCTGAGCAAGGACCACGATGTGGGCACCTCTGTCAAGCACGGCAAGCCCaagaagcagaagctggaggGCAAAGGCGGCCACGGGACCGGGCCTGGCCCCGGCCGGCCCAAGTCCAAGAACCTGCAGCCCAAGATCCAGGAATACGAGTTCCAGGATGATCCCATTGACGTGCCCCGCATTCCCAAAAACGATGCTCCGAACAGgtgcctgggtgctggggggcctTGGGATCGTCTGTCTCCTTCCTTGCAGCGCCCGGTGCGAGGGCTGCCTCCAGCCTGAGGGAAGAGGTGCTccggggggaagggggggggtgTCAGCTCCCGCGGGGtcccctgcagctctccctcACAGTTCCCCTGTCCTCGCAGGTTCTGGGCATCGGTGGAGCCGTACTGCGCCGATCTCACCAACGAGGAGGTCAGAGTCCTGGAGGAGCTGCTCAAGCCGCCGGAGGATGAGGCTGAACATTACAAGGTGAAAAACTCCCGAGCCCACCCAGTGCTTCCCTCACCCATCCCCTACCCTCTCCCCCCAGTTCCCTCCTGGCCCTCggctgctccatcccctccgGTGCCTCGCAGCGAGTGTTCCCACCTGGGGATGATGCCATGGCGCTGGTGAGGCGGGAGGCGAGGCGGGGGGCTCTGGGAGCCATGCCGAGCCCTGCTCTCGCAGATCCCGCCCCTGGGGAAGCATTACTCCCAGCGCTGGGCCCAGGAGGatctgctggaggagcagaaggaTGGAGCCCGGgcggcagctgctgctgacaaGAAGAAAGGCGTCCTGGGGCCGCTGACCGAGCTGGACACCAAAGGTGCCTCCGTCCCCACCCACCTTTGCCCGGTGTAAAGGGCCCGGAGGGGCTGCGAGCACCGGCACCCAGCGGAGCCGAGCCTGGCCCCTCACCCCACACCCCCGGGGTAGAAgctgccctgccccgctgctCACCTCTGCatgtttggggttgtttttttccccccctcacaCTTCTTCGCAGACGTCGATGCCCTGCTGAAGAAGTCGGAGGCCCAGCACGAGCAGCCGGAGGACGGGTGTCCCTTCGGGCCCCTGACACAGCGTCTCCTGCAGGCCCTCGTCGAGGTGAGGGGGCTCCGTGGGGCTGTGCGGTGGCCGGGCTCTGTGGGGCCGTGCCATGACCTGGCCCCGTGTGGGGCAGCGTCACCACGGCCCGGCGCAGTGATCCTTCCCTCGTGCTCCTGTCGCTAGGAGAACATCATCTCCCCCGTCGAGGACTCCCCCATCCCTGAGATCGCCGGCAAGGACTCGGGAGCCGATGGCGCCGGCACATCTCCCCGCAGCCAGAACAAGCCCTTCAGGTGAGCGACGGAGGTGGCCCCGGAGCTCGGCGCTGCCCACAGGGACGCCGAACATGCCGGTGGCTTCCCTGCCGCGGCGAGTCGGGGGGAGCAAAGGGCGTGCGGTGGGCAGCAGCCGCTCTGCGCCCTGGCAGCGTCCCCCACACCAAGTCGCTGGAGGGGCGGATCAAGGAggagctggttgcccagggcTTGCTGGAGTCGGAGGACCGGCCGGCCGAGGACTCGGAGGACGAGGTGCTGGCCGAGCTGCGCAAGAGGCAGGCCGAGCTGAAGGCCCTCAGCGCGCACAACCGCGCCAAGAAGCACGAGCTGCTGCGGTGAGTGCGGGCAGGGACAGgcgcgggcagggggctgccccGCAGGGACTGACACCCCCGTGTGTGTCCCCAGGCTGGCCAAGGAGGAGCTGCACCGGCAGGAGCTGCGGCAGCGCGTCCGCATGGCCGACAACGAGGTGATGGACGCCTTCCGCAAGATCATGGCCGCCCGGCAGAAGAAGCGGACGCCCACCAAGAAGGAGAAGGACCAGGCCTGGAAGACCCTGAAGGAGCGGGAGAGCATCCTCAAGCTGCTGGACGGGTAGCGGGGGCCGAGGACCCCCCCCTCTGCTGTGGACCGCTGCACCCAAGGGTGGTGGCCGTGCCCCTGTCACCCGCAGGGTGACACGGctgtgccctgcctgcgctCGCCCTGCCGCCGTGGGACGCCCTGGGCCTGCTCTGCTTCCCCACCTGGGTGACGGGTGCCGGCTGCTGTCCCCTCACTGTCCCCTGCCTCCACGGGGCTGTCACCAACCCAGGCTGGGGACCCCACAGAGGTGCGGGGGTCCCTCCCGGGTCCCAGCTGGCAGCTTCCGCTCCCGCGTCCCCCCGCGCTCCCTGTTACTCTGGGAGGGTGACATCCACCGCGGGGGGCGGATGTGGTGGCTGCTGCGGTGCAGCTCCCACGGTCCCCTGTTCCTCCCCACGGCCCTGGGGGGGGATCCCGGCCCCGagggggtgggctggggggtgtggggaggggaaggggccagcagggcggggggggcggccggACTCTCCCTGTACCGGTGGTTTCTGCTGCCCCACGCACAGGCAATAAAGGCAGCCCTGTGCAGGCGGTGTGTGGTGGCCTCGGGGACAGCGTGGGggtggggacagccctgccGCGGGGCCGTGGGGGTGGGTGTGGGCGTGGGGGGTCTTGCCGGTGCTGGGCTCagtctggggtggggggagctgggTGGTCCCTTGGgttggggagggggcggggggagcgcccgggctggggctgtcccGCAGCCCCCTGTGGGGCTGTCCCACGCGTGTCCCCGGGACCCACGCGTGTCCCCGCGAGGGTCCCCCCAACGGACGCGCtagcccctcccctccccgcgccaCGCGCGGCCCCCGCCTGCCGCCCCCTCCCGCGTGGACCCGCGGTCACGCGtggccccccgccgcccgcccatTGGCGGCGGCTGGGCgtggccccgcccctccccgtGACGTCAGGGCTGTCCGGCGGCGCCGCGCCGGGAGGAGCCGCCGCTGCtccgcgcggggccgggccggggccgccgcagCGCCGTCGGTaagggcggggcggggcgggggcggcgtGCCCACGCGCGGAGCCGGTGCCCACGCGAGAGCCCCACCGGCGGCGGCGTAGGGGCGCGCCCGCCGGGGAGCGCAGCCCCGCTCCCACGCGTGTCCCGCCCGGCGCGGCTCTTCCAGCTGGCACGCGGGCGGGAGTCGTgggcggggggacccccccccgcgCTCACGCGTGTGCCTCTCTCCCTCCCGTTGCCCACCCGCCCCAGCAGGCACCGGGAGGGGCCCGGGGTGTGACCCCCGTGGGGCACCCCACGCCGCGACTCCTgcgtggggggccgggggccggccGTGGGGCCGAAGCAAAGGCACGGGGCTTGTCCCCATCGCCCCATGATGACAACCGTCCGCCACGTCCCCTTGGCACCCCGTCGCCCCCgtgtcccagtgtcccctcgCCCCGCGGCCACGGCATTCCGGCCCCCCCCCACGGCACGCTGATGCCCTGTCCCCACTCGTGTCACAGGTGGGAGTGGGTGGCCCCACGGGGCACCATGCCGCTGGGGCGGGATGGGCCCAGCTGGAAGAAGAGGACCGAGGACATTCGGCGCATCTACGACTTCCGAGAGGTCCTGGGCACGTGAGTCGCGGCTGGGGGGACGCACCGGTGACAACCCACTCACGGCACCGAATCTGGCCCCCTCCGGCTTTGCCAAACCCGCCGTGTGGCCCCATGCCAGCTCAAGTACTGGCCCAAGGCAGGGGCCACCGCCAGGCTGGCACACGAGGGCCCACGCTGCGGGGTACGGGCAGGGGTTTGCGGcgctgcctgtcctgcctgccaCCTCCCCCCCGTGCCGGCCGGTGCTCCGTGCCGGCAGCCCTCCCGCTGTGCCCGACACCGTGCCGAGGGTGCCTGGCGGTGGTCCCCCGGCTAGCAGAGGGCTGCCCGGCGGTGCCCAAAGCACCGTAAGGCTCTTAGGCTGGATTAGCGCGTTAATTACGGCAAGGCTTAGGGCCCGGTGGGTGCGAGCACGCTGCCCGCCACCTGCCCCACCTGGGCACTGCCGCGGGCTCTGCCCCGGCTCCCACCGGGCACCGTGGCCTTCGGGTGGtccccggggcccccccggaGCCGGGCAGGGTGGCCCTGCTTGCCCTGGGTGCTGCGGGACGGCACAGGGCTGCCAAAACCCACCCGGGGGCTTGTCCCCGGCCCGGCTCAGCTCCGGGCTGCCGGCAGCGCCATGGCCTAATCCTGCCTGATAAGGGGACGGTGCAGCCGCACCGGGAGATGCCAGGCACGCCATCCCCGGCAGGGCCCGTGTCCGGCCGTCCCAGCGGGCGGCTCCCGCTCGCTTTTCTCCTATAAATAGCTGGACTTTCTGCCCGTTACCATGGCAATCGTGGCGCAGCATCGGCAGCTCTGGCCAGcggcaccccctgccccgctcaccccttgccccccccccccccccaggggagCCTTCTCCGAGGTGGTCCTGGCGGAGGAGAAGGCGACGCGGAAGCTGGTGGCCATCAAGTGCATCGCCAAGAAGGcgctggaggggaaggagaccAGCATCGAGAACGAGATCGCCGTCCTCCACAAGTAGGGGCTGTCCCAGCGCCAGGGCGGGGGTCCCGctctgcaccccccccccccctccccagcacagctccccgctgccagcacccatCGCCGGGCGTTATCGGCAGTGCCCGAAATAGCCGGTGGCGCGTGACGCCCCGTGGGGCCGAGCCCGGCTGCTCCCTGTCCGGtgggggccggggtgggggacagCTGGgagccccctcagcccccctgCGCCTCCCCCCCGCAGGATCAAGCACCCCAACATTGTGGCCTTGGATGACATCTACGAGAGTGGCACCCACCTCTACCTCATCATGCAGCTGTGAGTGACGTCGAGGGGGTCCCCAGAGGGGtccggggggctcggggggcgggggggcatGCTGACCGGCGCTGCCCGTCCCCACAGGGTCTCGGGGGGGGAGCTCTTTGACCGCATCGTGGAGAAGGGCTTCTACACCGAGCGCGACGCCAGTGCCCTGATCCGGCAGATCCTCGATGCCGTCAAGTACCTGCACGACATGGGCATCGTCCACCGCGACCTGAAGGTGAGCGGTGGGGGGGATGCAGCCCCCCGTTGcggtggtggggaggggaccccggtgtcacccctccctgacccccccgtccccgcagcCCGAGAACCTGCTCTATTACAGCCTGGACGAGGACTCCAAGATCATGATCAGCGACTTCGGGCTGTCGAAGATCGAGGGCTGCGGCAGCGTCATGTCCACGGCCTGTGGCACCCCCGGCTACGTGGGTGAGCGCCTGCCACAGGCTGCCACCACCCCGGGTGCGGGGTTAGGGTCCCCCCCTGAGGTTGGGGTCCCCCCTCACCCCTGccgtccctccccagcccccgaGGTGCTGGCGCAAAAGCCCTACAGCAAGGCGGTGGATTGCTGGTCCATCGGGGTCATCGCCTACATCCTGTACGTaccccccctcctgccccgtcCCCTCCGCGGGGACCCAGCCCCCCAAGGCCACCCAGGGCCAGCgcctccctccccgctgcccccccagGCTCTGCGGTTACCCCCCTTTCTACGACGAGAACGACGCCAAGCTCTTTGAGCAGATCCTGCGGGCCGAGTACGAGTTCGACTCGCCCTACTGGGATGACATCTCGGACTCGGGTGAGCCGGGACCACCGGGGCGGTGGGGGCTGGGACACCGGTGCAGCGTCACGGTAGCCAGGGGAGggtggcggcgggcgcgggTGCTCACGGCAGCTCCGCGCCCCGTCCCAGCCAAGGACTTCATCCAGCACCTGATGGAGAAGGACCCCGGCAAGCGCTTCACCTGTGAGCAagccctgcagcatccctggtAAGGGGGGacctgctgccctctgccccccaccctcggctcaccccacagcagccgtggggcaggtgGGCCCCGCTGACCCCCCTCCTGCCTCAGGATCGCCGGGGACACGGCCCTGGACAAGAACATCCACCAGTCTGTGAGCGAGCAGATCAAGAAGAACTTTGCAAAGAGCAAGTGGAAGGTGAGCGCGGGGCGccgggggtgtgtgtgggggtgtcagggggtgcagggcccccccccccggggaccccgtGCTGGGTGACGGACGCTGTGGGGTCGGCAGCAAGCCTTCAACGCCACGGCGGTGGTGAGACACATGCggaagctgcagctgggaaCCAGCCAGGAGGGCCCTGGGCAGACAACTCCCACCAGCCCCGGCAAGCGGCTGAGGGGGGGCACCAGCAACGGTGAGCCCCGaccccccgtccccatccctgtcctgcACCCCCCGGGGCTGCCACCAGGCTctcacccctctcctccccgcaGGGTCGGACTGTGGGTGCCCACCCACGAGCAGAGCTCAGCGCCTCCTGCCAGACTGAGCACGGCCCCGCACGGCTGCACCCTAgggggactggggagggggccgggggtcccAGCCCTCCCGTGGGCACAgcgtggggtggggggcccTGCAGTGCCAGAGCAGGGGGGGGACGGTGTGGGGACACCCTGCCCCGTCTCCCAGCCCGTGGTGGGATCGGGGTGGggtgccctgcccagccccggggcatgtggggctgcccccccgccGCAGGCTGGGGACggagctctgcagcagggcaggagacaCCCCCCCGAGCTCGGGGCTGCGTCCCGGGCCCCTCCCAcaccccctctccctccccccacgCCTGCCCTGGCACTGCCCACCCCCCCAGCATGTTCAAGGAGAATTTTCCAAATGgatgtttctattttattgCTTGTAATAAAGGCAAGAGGCCAACACCACTCGGCTTGGCTCTGCCCAGGGGGggctggacacagccctgacccccccagcctcactgcccagggcagcagctccccccAAGCACGCAgtgggcaggggacaggcagctgcccaCACCCCTGCACAtcccaggctgggagcaggcgCAGCCGCTCCAGCCGCTAACACGGGGGCTCTGTCCCTCCTGGGGTGGCCCTAGGGGGACCCGTCCCCACAGCTGTCCCGGCCTCGGCCCCCCCTggccctgccccggctgccggcCGGCTCCTGGCCCTTGCGGAGGTCGGCGCAGAAGAGGACCTGGCGCGGGGAGAGATGATGGGGTGGGCACGGCCAGGGTGGGGGGCGAGGACCGAGCCCCGGTGTGCCCGGGAGGGGGGTACTCACCGCCTGCGCCCAGCCGGCGCGGgggccccacagcccccggaAGAAATCGCCTGCAGAGAGAGGGTGAGCGGCAGCACCGGGGACACCATCCCCGTCCTGGGGGGTCCCACGTCAgggcccagccctgccctcaccGATCTCCTGGTGGGCCCGGGGGGTCAGGCTCCTGCCGCCCAGCGCCACGCCGTAGCGCTGCCGCGCGATGCGCCAGACGTGGGTGTCCACCGGCACCGCCTCCGCCTTGTCCAGGGCCATCAGGCAGACGCAGTCGGCGACCTGACGCCGGGCATCACCGTCAGCCCCCGCGCCCTTCCCCGCTCCTCGTCACCCCTtgtcccagcacccaccttTGCACCCACGCCGGGCAGGGCACACAGCACCCTCCTGGCCTCGGCGTAGGGCACGGCACGCAGCCGGTGCAGCCCCTCGGCACCCAGTCCCTCGACGACGGCCCGCGCGCTCCCGCTGACGAACTTGGCCCGGTAGCCGAAGCCCAGCTCCCGCAGCCGGGCCTCGGCGTCAGCGCCTGCGGAGGGGACAGCGGAGGGACGCGGGTGGGCACGGGCgaggccgcggcggggcggcgaCGGCGGGGCGACGGCGGGGCGACGGCAGACCTGCGAGCGCcgagagggaggggaaggcgTGGAAGGGCCGGGCGTCGAGGCGGCAGAGGCGGCGGCCGAAGGCCTGGCAGAGGCGCTCGATCATGGCGGCGATGCGGGAGATGTGGTTGTTGGAGGTGCAGATGAAGGAGAGCAGGCACTCCACGGGGTCCTGCCGCAGCACCCGCACCCCTGCGGGCGGGAGGCGGTGAGGGGAGGCCGGGCGGGTGCCGCGGCCCTCCCCCGCGTCCCCAGTGGGGCCACCTCACCCGGGAAGTCGCCGGCCACCTTGCGGAAGAGGGGGTCGGCCGCCCCCCAGGCGCGGTACAGGGCCGGCAGCCCCACGTCCAGCTGGAAGTAGTCGCGCAGGATCCGGTCCGTCTCGGCTCCGCCCGGCTCCTCCGCCGCGGCGGGACGCCCGGCCCGCTCCTCGCCGTACACCGTGTACCAGAGGCGCTCCCGCTCCTGCCTCAGCGTCCAGACGCGCCCGCCCAGCACCCCCGTCCATGCCCCCGGGCTGCTCTCCCGCCACCTGCCGCACACGGGGACGTCGGGGCCGGCCCCAGACcccgccggggcagggggcggggggacgggacgggacgggacacCGGGACCCCCGGGCGGGCTCACCGGAAGGTCTGCCCCGACGACAGCACCAGGTCCAGGCGCAGCTcggccggcgggcagggcaggcagcgccAGAGGGACGGGCAGGCGGAGGGGCTGTCCCGCAGCTccccggcggccgggggggggggggggcgcggcggggcccggctgcgtcccgccgcctcccgcgggaggcggcggggtcgggtgccgcccgccccggctccccggccctactccgccgcgccgccccccaCCTCGCCTCTGCCCCCAGCGCTGCTgcacggccccgctcccgccccgcgctgcccgcggccGCGCCCCACGGTGCCCACgccggccccacggccccgccgctcccccaCCATAGAgttcccctccccgccggcagagcgcccgcccctccccgcggcgCGCCGGAGACGCTCTAGCCCAACTTCCGGCCGCGGCCCGCCCGACCCCGGAagcgcggcccggcggcgccCGCACGTGTCCGCCCCGTTCCCGCTCCCCCGCCCGCAGCGGCCGCGGCTCCGCAGCGgaggtttattttctaagaatcaatagattttttttttcttccttcaaaataaatacaaacaacGTCCGagcgcggggccggccgggggctGGGCccggggggtgtgggggtaGCACGgggcacggcggcggcggcggcggccagaACGAGATCCCGGGGAGAGCGGGCAGCGGGAATGTGAGAGCgaggggggcgcggggggggccggcCCCGTCCCCCGGTGGGTGCAGACCAGCTGCACGGGGGTCCCCCGGCCCCGTTTGCCCTGAGATAACGGCGGGggagcggccggggcggggcgggggccggctCAGTCGCTCTCGCTGGAGTCGCTGCTCTGCTCGCCCTGCACCTTGTTGCGGTGCTGCATGGCGCGGTGGTAGGCGATCTGCACCGACTTGCGGATGTTGGACTTGCGGCCCTCCAGCATCTTCTCCTTGTCCAGGTCCTGGTTCACCCCCAGAGGCACCAGCTTCGTCCGGGGCAACCACTGcctgcggggagcggggggccaCCTCGTTTGAGGGTTACAATCGTCTCCGGACAAcccccccccagagcccccggCGCCCCGGCCTTACCAAGTGCGCTTGTTGTCGAAGAAGAGGACAAGGTAGAGGTGCTCGCGTGCTTCCTGAGTCATCTGCTCCCCCAGCTTCAGCACCTCCAAGGGgggcacggggatggggacgccGTGGTGGAACATGCCTTCCCGCGGCATCTTAGGGTCGATGATCTGCCGGGAGAGCGGGGAAGGGctgagaggggaagggagaccCCCCAAAGAGCCGCTTTGCGGGAGGGCGAGGCGGATTTTGGAGGCCCCGagggcgggcgggagcgcgCGGCCGGCCGTACTCACCAGCGCCGGGTAGGAGGGGTACCCCCGGCACTTGGCCCACACCAGGTCCAGGGCATCCAGGGAGGAGTCCTCGTCCTCGGACAGCCACCCCGCGCTGCGCCCCATGCCCTTGCGCACCACTGTGccggaggagaggggagaggggagtcAGCTGCGTCCCCCACAGGCGACGGCGCCAGCCGGGCTCGTGGCCGCGGTACTTACTGCCGTGGCCCACGCCTCGCCCCGTGCCCGCGGAGTAGGACTCGTTCTCTGTCCCCGACGTGTCCTCGCTGCTGTCTTCTGGGAAGTTCACTCGGGAGAAGGAGggcttccctctgccctgcttggAGGGCGTCGTGCTGCGGAGAGGAGCCACGTTAAGCTTCCAGAAAACACCTTCCCGAGGGCCAGCCTGGCGGGACACCAGGGCTCGTGGGCTCCAACCGCCGGCCTCAGCACCGGGAAGCACTTGGCAGGGGCACCAGGAAGAGAGGTGGGATGCTGCGATGGTGCTTCTGCCGGGGCGCCGGCCGGACCCTCACCCAGTTTCACCCGGGGGGGCCCGGAAGACACGCACTGATCTGAATTAGAGGCGCAGGCAGGAacctgctggagctggctgctggaAGGGCCAGTGCCGGAGCAGCCGCTGTGCCGAGAGGGAATTCCCCAGTTCACGCTCCCTACTAGCCCTTTGCTGCACGCTCACACCTTTAGGTTTTACGTttaaaaaaggcacaaaacctGCAGCTTTCTAGGGTTTAGCTAACAGCAGCCAGGCCATAGGACGGTGAACGAGACGGGTACCACCAAATGGGCTCCTCGTCCGGCAACTCAAGGCTGGGAGCCACCCACTGCCACCCCGGGCAGCACCAGCGCCAtcagagccaggctggggacagtACCTGGTACGGTCCGAGGcggcactgctgctgctgctgctgctggact of the Ciconia boyciana chromosome 11, ASM3463844v1, whole genome shotgun sequence genome contains:
- the OGG1 gene encoding N-glycosylase/DNA lyase → MVGERRGRGAGVGTGRGAGAGGTRPRRLPREAAGRSRAPPRPPPPPAAGELRDSPSACPSLWRCLPCPPAELRLDLVLSSGQTFRWRESSPGAWTGVLGGRVWTLRQERERLWYTVYGEERAGRPAAAEEPGGAETDRILRDYFQLDVGLPALYRAWGAADPLFRKVAGDFPGVRVLRQDPVECLLSFICTSNNHISRIAAMIERLCQAFGRRLCRLDARPFHAFPSLSALAGADAEARLRELGFGYRAKFVSGSARAVVEGLGAEGLHRLRAVPYAEARRVLCALPGVGAKVADCVCLMALDKAEAVPVDTHVWRIARQRYGVALGGRSLTPRAHQEIGDFFRGLWGPRAGWAQAVLFCADLRKGQEPAGSRGRARGGRGRDSCGDGSP
- the CAMK1 gene encoding calcium/calmodulin-dependent protein kinase type 1 is translated as MPLGRDGPSWKKRTEDIRRIYDFREVLGTGAFSEVVLAEEKATRKLVAIKCIAKKALEGKETSIENEIAVLHKIKHPNIVALDDIYESGTHLYLIMQLVSGGELFDRIVEKGFYTERDASALIRQILDAVKYLHDMGIVHRDLKPENLLYYSLDEDSKIMISDFGLSKIEGCGSVMSTACGTPGYVAPEVLAQKPYSKAVDCWSIGVIAYILLCGYPPFYDENDAKLFEQILRAEYEFDSPYWDDISDSAKDFIQHLMEKDPGKRFTCEQALQHPWIAGDTALDKNIHQSVSEQIKKNFAKSKWKQAFNATAVVRHMRKLQLGTSQEGPGQTTPTSPGKRLRGGTSNGSDCGCPPTSRAQRLLPD
- the TADA3 gene encoding transcriptional adapter 3: MSELKDCPLQFHDFKSVDHVKVCPRYTAVLARSEDDGIGIEELDTLQLELETLLSSASRRLRVLEAETQILTDWQDKKGDRRFLKLSKDHDVGTSVKHGKPKKQKLEGKGGHGTGPGPGRPKSKNLQPKIQEYEFQDDPIDVPRIPKNDAPNRFWASVEPYCADLTNEEVRVLEELLKPPEDEAEHYKIPPLGKHYSQRWAQEDLLEEQKDGARAAAAADKKKGVLGPLTELDTKDVDALLKKSEAQHEQPEDGCPFGPLTQRLLQALVEENIISPVEDSPIPEIAGKDSGADGAGTSPRSQNKPFSVPHTKSLEGRIKEELVAQGLLESEDRPAEDSEDEVLAELRKRQAELKALSAHNRAKKHELLRLAKEELHRQELRQRVRMADNEVMDAFRKIMAARQKKRTPTKKEKDQAWKTLKERESILKLLDG